The Thermocrinis albus DSM 14484 genome segment CCATACTTTACTCCCTCTTTTCCTTATCTTCTTTGGGCCTTTTCCTCTACAAGAGGAGCTGGTTTTACTTTTTAGCTTTTGTATTCTTCTTGGGAGTTGTTTTTTTTAGTGCCAGAAGATCTACCCTCCTGGGTCTCCTCTTTACCCTACTCCTTCTTCTGTTTCTTATGAGGGATAGAGTAGGTAAGAGGGTGGTGGTGGCAACAGTAGGGATACTTTTGGTGGGGTCCACCGTGGCTTTTCTTTTTTTGGTGGAGAAGGACCCTCGCTTCAGAGCTCTGTACGAGGTTATAACCCACCAAAGATCCATAGATGACAGATCTCTTTCTGTTATATCCAGCTATAGGTGGGACTTGGCAAAGGCAGGTATTGAGGTGATACGGAGAGATATAGAGGAGGGGAGAATCCTTAACCTTCTTCTGGGACACGGCATGGACCCCGCCTATCGCCTTAACCCTCCATCACCCATAGGAGGGGGTACCTACGAATCTGTCATCCTTATCTCCGAGTTTACCGAGAAGGGGCTTTTGGGCCTTGCTGCTATCCTTTGGATATTTTGGTCTTATTACCGTTATCTTATCAGGTTCCGCTTTAAACAGAAGGAGGATTTTCTCCTTATACCTCTTGTGGGTATGATGTCGGTACATCTCATAGGTAGTATTTTCACAGGTTTTTGGGACGCCATGCTTCCCCTCTTTCTCCTTTACCTACGGGTTGTGGAGGTGATAAAGAGTGCTGAAGAAGGTTGAAAACATCCTGATGATCTTGGGTCACTCTGCAGGTGTGGGTGATCTTCTGCGTGCTTCCGCCAGCTGGAGAGCTCTCAAAAACGCTTATCCCGACGCTCACCTACATCTTCTCTTTATGACGAAGGATCCTGGCTATGTTTCCGAAAGGCTCATATCTCACCACCATCTTCTGTCTTCCTTTCACACAATAGACAAAAGGATAAGAAACCTGCAGGACTGGAAGAGGATGCTGAGGGAGTTTTCTCAAGTGGTGGAAAGGATAAAGCCTGACCTCATAATAGACTTCGAACCTCATGGACTCAAAAGCTCTGTCCTTTGTCTTTACGCTCGCATAAGATGGGGTATACCCACCGTGGGGGTGGATGAGTTTCCTCTGAGAGGTCTCTTTTACCAGATAAGGGCACCATCCAGTCGTAAGGTCCTCAAAACTGAAGATTACACAGATAGGTTCTTCGTAGTCCTTAAGGCATTGGGTATAGAGAGAAGGGGTATACCCATAGAGCTGGAGGAGACAGAGGAGGCCGTTGCCTTCAGAAAGAACCTGAGGAAAAGACTGG includes the following:
- a CDS encoding glycosyltransferase family 9 protein, which codes for MLKKVENILMILGHSAGVGDLLRASASWRALKNAYPDAHLHLLFMTKDPGYVSERLISHHHLLSSFHTIDKRIRNLQDWKRMLREFSQVVERIKPDLIIDFEPHGLKSSVLCLYARIRWGIPTVGVDEFPLRGLFYQIRAPSSRKVLKTEDYTDRFFVVLKALGIERRGIPIELEETEEAVAFRKNLRKRLGIEESTPLIGLNIGCGTPDALWKRPPIPLLRKLMEKIQRAMKGHLLLTGASFEKDINEEFLKGYPLPATDMAGLTDILELPGLIRSCQLFVSTDSGPYHMSVALRVPTLAIFVKPFPSSYHHHPWVRIGVLQREEDIPQLLEKAMELLKFSQKEL